A single Methanolobus sp. ZRKC5 DNA region contains:
- a CDS encoding ATP-binding protein: MSEIRMVQYRKSTAQREFIFLVGVGLAVLFVASLFDIFEFTILFIEQHENWELDELFIIGIYLSVALSIFSARRWSEAQAEIKQRKILERELMIAKDEAERSDQSKSEFLVNMSHEIRTLLNAIIGFSDLLLEETFGKLNDKQNKYAKHILNSGSHLLELINQILDLAKIEAGKMELVLEDFIVVEIGNEVKTILETLAHKKGVELVFNVSDNNTIITADKLKIKQAIFNLVSNAIKFTPEKGFVNVNLEIQGGKLYFSVKDSGIGMDKDDLKAIFDPFIQVKSSNNAQYNGTGLGLSITEKIIKLHDGRIWAESVVDEGSIFVFDIPLQ; the protein is encoded by the coding sequence ATGAGCGAAATAAGAATGGTTCAATATAGAAAAAGCACAGCTCAAAGAGAATTTATTTTTCTGGTTGGTGTTGGGCTGGCAGTTCTTTTCGTTGCCAGTTTATTTGATATTTTTGAATTTACAATCCTTTTTATTGAGCAGCATGAGAACTGGGAGCTTGATGAACTCTTCATTATCGGAATATATTTGTCCGTAGCTCTCTCCATTTTCTCAGCTAGAAGATGGTCTGAAGCACAAGCGGAAATTAAGCAAAGAAAGATTCTTGAAAGGGAATTGATGATTGCAAAGGATGAAGCTGAACGGTCTGATCAATCCAAGAGTGAATTCCTTGTGAATATGAGTCATGAAATAAGGACACTTCTAAATGCCATAATTGGATTTTCAGACTTACTTCTGGAAGAGACGTTTGGTAAGCTTAATGATAAACAAAACAAGTATGCTAAACATATACTAAACAGTGGGTCTCATCTCCTTGAACTGATCAACCAAATACTTGATCTTGCGAAAATAGAGGCCGGAAAAATGGAGCTCGTTCTGGAAGACTTCATTGTGGTAGAAATAGGAAATGAAGTCAAAACTATTTTGGAAACGCTTGCACATAAGAAAGGTGTCGAACTGGTATTTAACGTCTCAGACAATAATACTATTATAACTGCTGATAAATTAAAGATCAAGCAGGCTATTTTTAATCTGGTAAGCAATGCGATTAAATTCACTCCTGAAAAAGGATTTGTAAATGTTAATCTTGAAATACAGGGTGGAAAGTTATATTTCAGTGTGAAGGATTCTGGTATTGGAATGGACAAGGATGACCTTAAAGCAATTTTTGACCCATTCATTCAGGTTAAATCATCGAATAATGCACAGTATAATGGTACAGGTCTTGGTTTGTCTATTACTGAAAAAATCATTAAATTGCATGATGGGCGTATCTGGGCTGAAAGTGTAGTGGATGAAGGTTCAATTTTTGTATTTGACATTCCCCTTCAATGA
- a CDS encoding PrsW family intramembrane metalloprotease, with protein sequence MVTIMEEQAIYEETRNERNLSWLKVFSGGLLLYVFGVFALAATRNTNIFPTVVMLGNFLVPITYVAFFYQRRHLSKLDMPTTAWAFFYGGLLGVLAAATLEPIFLSQHELLYSFEVGLIEEFAKILGVLIIAKRCLHDSEMDGLILGAASGMGFAALESTGYAFTAFLASGGSLSQTVLITLIRGVIAPIGHGTWTAILVSVMFRESGPRMFHINYKVIGAYLTVAALHGLWNGLPEVLAIFPQSVVNVFMGQVIVAVIGFFLLWRRYNEAKKLQLDRLRQGIPEASCWK encoded by the coding sequence ATGGTAACCATAATGGAAGAACAGGCTATCTACGAAGAAACAAGAAACGAGCGAAATTTATCCTGGCTTAAAGTATTCTCAGGCGGGTTACTCCTTTACGTATTCGGAGTGTTCGCACTTGCAGCAACCCGCAATACAAACATATTCCCCACGGTGGTCATGCTTGGCAACTTTCTTGTACCTATCACATATGTAGCCTTTTTCTACCAGAGAAGACACTTGAGCAAACTTGACATGCCAACAACGGCATGGGCATTCTTTTACGGCGGACTTCTGGGAGTTCTGGCTGCAGCTACACTGGAACCGATATTCCTGTCACAACATGAATTACTCTATTCTTTTGAGGTCGGACTGATAGAAGAGTTTGCCAAGATATTAGGCGTTCTTATAATTGCCAAACGCTGCCTCCATGATTCTGAAATGGATGGACTTATCCTTGGTGCTGCCTCTGGTATGGGCTTTGCAGCGCTTGAAAGCACCGGTTACGCCTTCACGGCCTTTCTGGCAAGCGGCGGCAGCCTCTCCCAGACAGTTCTTATAACCCTGATAAGAGGAGTTATCGCACCCATAGGACACGGTACATGGACAGCTATCCTTGTTAGTGTGATGTTCAGGGAAAGCGGACCACGAATGTTCCACATCAATTACAAAGTCATCGGTGCATATCTGACAGTAGCGGCACTCCATGGACTATGGAACGGCCTGCCTGAAGTGTTAGCCATATTCCCGCAGTCAGTGGTAAATGTATTCATGGGTCAGGTAATTGTGGCAGTTATTGGTTTTTTCCTTCTATGGAGAAGATACAACGAAGCAAAGAAACTTCAGTTAGATAGACTGAGACAGGGAATACCTGAAGCTTCATGCTGGAAATAA
- a CDS encoding DUF5788 family protein, whose protein sequence is MRESAKDYMITERERKQLLAALHVRLFWVGEEVPYSVEIKGRKCKLHDLVWNLLNKDTLSTEDTKHIDMYISYLREKEKEDELELATKKLSHKEAKTLFDETAGLLRAIMDLRGIEDGTTKEKEKEFHDIFSRERVVEARKWLQFLKDNGDLQ, encoded by the coding sequence ATGCGAGAATCAGCTAAGGATTATATGATCACTGAGCGGGAAAGAAAACAGCTTCTTGCAGCATTACATGTCCGGCTTTTCTGGGTGGGCGAGGAAGTACCCTATTCAGTCGAGATAAAAGGACGTAAGTGTAAGTTGCATGATCTTGTCTGGAATCTCTTAAACAAGGATACGCTATCAACTGAAGACACAAAGCATATTGATATGTACATTTCTTACCTCAGAGAAAAGGAAAAAGAGGATGAACTGGAGTTAGCTACAAAGAAACTCTCACACAAGGAGGCAAAGACTCTTTTTGATGAGACTGCCGGGCTACTGCGGGCAATAATGGACCTGAGGGGGATTGAAGACGGAACTACAAAGGAGAAAGAAAAGGAGTTTCATGACATATTTTCCAGGGAACGTGTGGTCGAAGCTCGCAAATGGCTTCAATTCCTGAAGGATAATGGGGACTTACAATAG